One region of Sulfuriroseicoccus oceanibius genomic DNA includes:
- a CDS encoding MFS transporter, whose product MDPETENHQEDWPSFRGLLSVQTLNALNDNVVKFLLIGVALNLGIVWAVPGSGYAMPFQHVLGALAALTFIVFSPLAGWFSDRYSKAGVIVSCMWLQLLCFLIIAGSLYAEWIWGAVIGFVLISIQSVIFSPAKVGIVKELLGSSRLGAAAGWMQMWVIVAIIAGSALGGSVYDGLTGSLGPWSAAAAPMAALFVVSIAAVIVSRRIRRTPAHDPKPFSPAILTKQFHYFAELCAEKRQRRSALGKAYFWGVGMFILLVVTEKADQIAGGTSEAGRIAGQMMAWMGLGVAIGGAFTAAVSKRRIQLGIVPIGGAFFALSMAVLPWAGEPGEWLYIAVLFVLGFAGSCFLTPLNAYLQDVCTPTRRGRMLAASALLDALANLGAVGVQLALRDGLNLSINAQLLVAAVATGLVTLYTMRLLPLDTLKALVLPVVRVVYGVRSHHPDNVPANGPVLLTANHVSYVDAFIVMAACHRPVRFLMLKSYYDMWWANWAFRIGGAIPIDTSKNASAAIKACVDALNNDEVVCIFPEGKLTRHGGMNEFKRGMEIIAKRSGAKVVPVALAGLYGSFFSHWGKGMMKGRSKRFPLKVDVTFAQLLNADDARAADVQQTIQRMLDEGGREG is encoded by the coding sequence ATGGATCCGGAAACCGAAAACCACCAAGAAGATTGGCCGTCGTTCCGCGGCTTGTTGAGCGTTCAAACCTTGAATGCACTCAACGATAACGTCGTAAAGTTCCTGCTGATCGGTGTGGCGCTGAACCTGGGAATCGTTTGGGCGGTGCCGGGCTCGGGTTATGCGATGCCCTTCCAGCACGTGCTGGGCGCGCTGGCCGCGTTGACGTTCATCGTTTTCTCGCCGCTGGCTGGCTGGTTTTCCGACCGCTATTCGAAGGCGGGGGTCATTGTCTCCTGCATGTGGTTGCAGTTGCTCTGTTTTCTTATCATTGCGGGCTCCTTGTATGCTGAGTGGATCTGGGGAGCGGTGATCGGCTTCGTGTTGATCTCCATCCAGTCGGTGATTTTCTCACCGGCCAAGGTAGGGATTGTCAAAGAACTGTTGGGCAGCAGCAGGCTGGGCGCGGCTGCGGGGTGGATGCAGATGTGGGTAATCGTGGCGATCATCGCGGGCTCCGCGTTGGGTGGATCGGTCTACGATGGATTGACGGGTTCGCTCGGTCCGTGGTCAGCAGCAGCAGCGCCGATGGCCGCGTTGTTTGTGGTGTCGATTGCAGCGGTGATTGTGAGTCGACGGATCCGGCGCACGCCAGCGCACGATCCGAAGCCATTCTCGCCAGCTATCCTGACCAAGCAGTTCCATTACTTTGCCGAGTTGTGTGCCGAGAAGCGCCAGCGGCGCAGCGCGTTGGGCAAGGCGTACTTCTGGGGCGTTGGCATGTTCATCCTGCTGGTGGTGACCGAGAAGGCGGACCAGATCGCGGGCGGCACCAGTGAGGCCGGGCGGATTGCCGGTCAGATGATGGCGTGGATGGGGCTGGGCGTGGCGATCGGTGGCGCGTTTACCGCCGCGGTGTCCAAGCGGCGGATCCAACTTGGAATCGTCCCGATTGGTGGCGCGTTTTTTGCGTTGTCGATGGCGGTGCTGCCGTGGGCCGGCGAACCTGGTGAGTGGCTTTATATTGCGGTGCTTTTTGTGTTGGGTTTTGCCGGTAGTTGTTTCCTGACTCCGCTCAATGCCTACCTGCAGGATGTCTGCACGCCGACGCGCCGTGGACGGATGCTCGCGGCCTCGGCATTGCTTGATGCTCTGGCGAACCTAGGCGCCGTTGGGGTTCAGCTCGCGCTGCGCGATGGACTCAATCTTTCGATCAACGCCCAACTGCTCGTGGCCGCGGTGGCGACAGGGTTGGTCACGCTTTACACCATGCGCTTGCTACCGCTGGATACGCTTAAAGCGCTCGTCCTTCCTGTGGTGCGTGTGGTCTACGGCGTGCGCAGCCACCATCCTGACAACGTGCCGGCGAATGGGCCGGTCTTGCTCACTGCAAATCATGTCAGCTATGTCGATGCGTTCATTGTGATGGCGGCGTGCCATCGCCCCGTGCGCTTTCTGATGCTCAAGTCCTACTATGACATGTGGTGGGCGAACTGGGCGTTCCGCATCGGCGGGGCGATTCCGATTGATACCTCGAAGAACGCGTCCGCCGCGATCAAGGCCTGTGTCGATGCGTTGAACAACGACGAAGTGGTCTGCATTTTTCCCGAGGGAAAACTGACCCGCCACGGTGGGATGAATGAGTTCAAGCGAGGCATGGAGATCATCGCCAAGCGCTCTGGGGCCAAAGTTGTACCCGTCGCACTGGCGGGGCTTTACGGATCGTTCTTCAGCCATTGGGGCAAAGGCATGATGAAAGGGCGATCCAAGCGGTTCCCTCTCAAGGTGGATGTTACCTTTGCTCAGCTACTCAACGCCGATGATGCCCGCGCCGCCGATGTCCAGCAAACGATTCAACGGATGTTGGATGAGGGGGGACGGGAGGGCTGA
- a CDS encoding Crp/Fnr family transcriptional regulator → MPQTPQSPPELPAIGFLEQMSDEDRKLLSSYGEFIDATEGSELIKEGEPQGQLYLLLSGLLHVSRERNGTRTLLWRAAPGEAIGEVNVFDPGEGSADVTAHEDSRVWRVGREDLETFVDSHPASGAALMLGISRMLSKRLRAMNERFAMLQRAMADHAGWK, encoded by the coding sequence ATGCCCCAGACGCCCCAATCACCACCAGAACTTCCTGCCATCGGGTTCTTGGAGCAGATGAGCGACGAGGATCGCAAATTGCTCAGCTCATATGGTGAGTTTATAGACGCAACCGAGGGGAGTGAACTAATCAAAGAAGGCGAGCCCCAAGGGCAACTCTATTTGTTGCTCTCGGGGCTTCTTCATGTCTCGCGCGAGCGCAACGGAACGCGCACCTTGCTGTGGCGCGCGGCTCCCGGCGAGGCTATTGGCGAGGTGAATGTGTTTGATCCGGGCGAGGGCAGTGCGGATGTGACCGCTCACGAGGACTCTCGGGTTTGGCGCGTGGGGCGTGAGGATTTGGAAACGTTTGTCGACTCGCATCCCGCCAGCGGTGCGGCGTTGATGTTGGGGATCAGCCGGATGCTTAGCAAACGCTTGCGGGCCATGAACGAACGCTTTGCCATGCTCCAGCGGGCGATGGCGGACCACGCGGGCTGGAAATAG
- a CDS encoding alcohol dehydrogenase catalytic domain-containing protein, with protein sequence MTTMNAWAFDPLRNQVALSRLPQPAPAAGELLIENLAIGINPVDWKFIQANPLAWQEGHVPGVDGSGTVVAVGDGGDPKLVGMQVAYHASLTSDGSFATHTLVNAERVMVTPVGMAASLAAALPCPMLTAWQAVEKIPVKQGKRALVVGLGAVNKLLVQLLAQRGFVIDVVSASLSDAQAAELGIRRIYRALTEVPESYFAAFDAVGGKNAAMVVPCLMANGHIVCIQDRIPSPVDAPFTRTISYHEIALGALHEYGDREAWKELMADGESLLAQVLAGEINVEEPVTFPFDQLDLALRHSEGTKQKTVVILE encoded by the coding sequence ATGACCACAATGAACGCCTGGGCCTTCGACCCGCTTCGTAACCAAGTTGCCCTCAGCCGCCTTCCTCAGCCCGCGCCGGCTGCGGGCGAGCTCTTGATCGAGAACCTGGCCATCGGCATCAATCCGGTGGATTGGAAGTTCATTCAAGCGAATCCGCTGGCTTGGCAGGAGGGACATGTTCCCGGGGTAGATGGCTCTGGTACGGTGGTCGCCGTAGGTGATGGTGGTGATCCAAAGCTTGTCGGGATGCAGGTGGCCTATCACGCGTCCCTGACGAGCGATGGGAGTTTCGCCACTCATACGCTTGTGAATGCGGAACGGGTGATGGTCACACCCGTGGGCATGGCTGCCAGTTTGGCGGCGGCCTTGCCCTGCCCAATGCTGACCGCGTGGCAAGCGGTCGAGAAGATCCCTGTCAAACAAGGGAAACGTGCTCTGGTGGTTGGCTTGGGGGCGGTGAACAAACTGCTGGTTCAATTGCTCGCGCAGCGCGGATTTGTGATCGACGTGGTGTCGGCCAGCCTAAGTGACGCCCAGGCCGCAGAGCTGGGCATTCGACGCATCTATCGGGCCCTGACTGAGGTGCCTGAGTCTTACTTTGCCGCGTTTGACGCGGTCGGCGGCAAGAATGCAGCGATGGTGGTGCCCTGCTTGATGGCCAACGGTCACATTGTGTGCATCCAAGACCGCATCCCATCGCCTGTAGATGCGCCATTCACCCGCACCATTTCCTATCATGAGATCGCTCTAGGCGCGCTTCATGAGTATGGAGATCGTGAGGCATGGAAAGAATTGATGGCGGATGGTGAGAGCCTGTTGGCTCAGGTTTTGGCCGGAGAGATCAATGTGGAAGAACCGGTCACCTTCCCGTTTGATCAATTGGATCTGGCGCTAAGACACAGCGAGGGCACGAAGCAGAAGACGGTGGTGATACTCGAATAG
- a CDS encoding DUF3307 domain-containing protein, translating into MMDPLIMLASPTLSLDAFGSVAGALTLFFALLIGHALGDFPLQGEFLATGKNRHLVTEKGGDLVGGGWFVCLIAHALIHAGLVWALTGSVVLGCTELVLHAVIDAIRCEGKLGFVADQLLHVACKGGFAVLLFFGLVA; encoded by the coding sequence ATGATGGACCCCTTAATCATGCTCGCCTCGCCCACGCTGTCTCTCGATGCATTCGGCAGTGTCGCTGGCGCGCTGACGCTCTTTTTCGCGCTGTTGATCGGGCACGCTCTCGGGGATTTTCCTCTGCAGGGAGAGTTTCTGGCGACGGGGAAGAACCGCCACCTCGTAACGGAAAAAGGTGGTGATTTGGTTGGTGGTGGGTGGTTTGTTTGTTTGATCGCCCATGCGCTGATCCACGCAGGTTTGGTCTGGGCTCTGACCGGGTCCGTGGTGTTGGGATGTACCGAACTGGTTCTCCATGCGGTGATAGACGCCATCCGGTGTGAGGGGAAACTTGGGTTTGTTGCAGATCAATTGCTGCATGTTGCCTGTAAAGGAGGCTTTGCCGTGTTGCTATTTTTCGGGCTTGTGGCGTAG
- a CDS encoding PEP-CTERM sorting domain-containing protein, with product MIKQTLAALVATTLGASAATIIASTSFETSDGFPNNTVTGGFNVVTSDGATWTAGGATGNYAGAWAGQALTGTQSAVIGNVSTTDQFITVDAAGADGVGSITFSWERFTTTSTPLQVQWTTDTIDGNELWNTVSTIDLTGPSPSNGGGGWTTETIAINQTGDVKVRLFLSSGATNTGGASFDDISVTAVPEPSSAALFGLGGLALVLRRRR from the coding sequence ATGATTAAGCAAACACTTGCGGCTCTTGTCGCTACCACCCTGGGTGCCAGTGCAGCAACCATCATCGCCTCCACCAGCTTCGAGACCTCCGATGGCTTCCCTAACAACACCGTTACAGGTGGCTTCAACGTCGTCACCTCGGACGGTGCCACCTGGACCGCTGGCGGTGCCACTGGAAACTACGCAGGCGCATGGGCTGGACAAGCCCTCACCGGCACGCAATCCGCTGTGATCGGTAACGTCTCCACCACCGACCAATTCATCACCGTCGATGCCGCAGGCGCGGACGGCGTCGGATCGATCACCTTCAGCTGGGAACGCTTCACCACCACAAGCACGCCTCTGCAGGTTCAGTGGACCACCGACACCATCGACGGAAACGAACTGTGGAATACCGTCAGCACCATCGACCTCACCGGACCTTCCCCTTCTAACGGAGGTGGCGGCTGGACCACCGAAACCATCGCCATTAATCAGACCGGCGACGTCAAAGTCCGACTCTTCCTCTCAAGTGGCGCGACCAACACCGGCGGTGCCAGCTTCGATGACATCTCTGTGACCGCGGTTCCAGAGCCATCCTCAGCAGCTCTCTTCGGCCTGGGCGGCCTCGCGCTCGTCCTTCGCCGCCGCCGCTAA
- a CDS encoding substrate-binding domain-containing protein, protein MASLPLPDNRTLQTVDVLKGEIDAGRFANYLPGERELARRMNVSRKTLRKAIDILEAEQRLLPASPGKRRQIRNGPHKRTTPKDTAMVTHQRVVTIAPKALDQMGGPERLFQSTLNRLCTKSGIDLTHRHIDIRHMQRPSHRLTEFVDRNPAELYLLQHGSLAMQRWFKSTQTPCLVLGDRWDDLKLPNVSADMGAMAVHAASLLQRKGHQHVAMLFPSPSKRGLEIFADRLVATHQSLTLTLAKHNESPESIVNAVRKLLTDVRPRPTAILTPTVFCGVTVLTTASQLGLKVPQQLSIMCLSHDRLCDYTSPSLAGYSFSMDRFAKEVHRSITHTLRHPTTNAKSTSLIMPDFVPGDSVGLATAS, encoded by the coding sequence GTGGCATCCCTCCCTTTACCTGATAACCGAACACTGCAGACAGTCGACGTCTTGAAGGGCGAAATCGATGCTGGCAGGTTCGCCAACTATCTTCCAGGAGAGCGTGAGCTGGCCCGCCGGATGAATGTAAGCCGCAAGACACTGCGCAAAGCCATCGACATCCTCGAAGCGGAGCAACGCCTACTGCCGGCAAGCCCGGGAAAACGGCGCCAGATCCGCAACGGCCCACACAAACGCACCACACCAAAGGACACCGCGATGGTCACACATCAGCGGGTCGTCACCATTGCCCCCAAGGCATTGGATCAGATGGGCGGCCCCGAGCGACTTTTCCAAAGCACACTGAACCGGCTTTGCACCAAATCAGGGATCGATCTGACACATCGCCACATCGACATCCGCCACATGCAGCGCCCCTCGCACAGGTTGACTGAGTTCGTCGACCGGAATCCGGCCGAGCTCTATTTGCTGCAACATGGGTCGCTGGCAATGCAGCGATGGTTCAAGTCAACACAGACCCCATGCCTGGTTCTTGGAGACCGCTGGGATGATCTCAAGCTCCCGAACGTGTCCGCAGACATGGGCGCCATGGCAGTCCACGCTGCGTCATTGCTTCAACGAAAAGGACACCAACACGTCGCCATGCTCTTCCCATCTCCCAGTAAAAGAGGCCTAGAGATCTTTGCCGACCGTCTGGTGGCTACCCATCAATCGCTAACGTTGACCCTCGCGAAGCACAACGAATCTCCGGAGAGCATCGTGAACGCCGTTCGAAAACTCCTCACCGACGTCCGCCCACGCCCCACCGCAATCCTCACTCCAACCGTATTTTGCGGCGTCACAGTGTTAACCACGGCGAGCCAACTCGGCCTCAAGGTCCCGCAACAGCTCTCGATCATGTGCCTCAGCCACGATCGTCTGTGCGACTACACCTCCCCCTCCCTCGCAGGCTATTCGTTCAGCATGGATCGCTTTGCAAAAGAGGTGCATCGCAGCATCACCCACACGTTGCGACACCCCACCACCAATGCCAAATCGACCTCACTCATCATGCCCGACTTCGTCCCCGGCGACAGTGTGGGATTGGCCACGGCTTCCTAA